A stretch of Flexivirga aerilata DNA encodes these proteins:
- the menD gene encoding 2-succinyl-5-enolpyruvyl-6-hydroxy-3-cyclohexene-1-carboxylic-acid synthase — protein MNPSTAIATVLLDELIRQGVREVVLAPGSRSAPLAYAAEAAERAGRLRLHVRVDERSAAFLALGLGKATRVPVPVITTSGTAVANLHPAVLEAAQGYVPMILLTADRPQELRGTGANQTTDQVKLFGGATRWFHEFGTPERRDGQQGIWRSVIGRAMAESQGYPSGDPGPVHLNVPLRDPLVPDALADVGDTEPSDWPESLSGRPHGEAWLSLRNPHSHKKSAVEGPGIAPVPRTLVLLGDLPDPQDAAELAELADAAGWPMMAEPFGAYRRGRVTPHGPLLLRAHGWVEQQLPERVLVGGRVTLDRAVVALLRNPAVTVEAVTPLTSWSDPGHVVRRVHDWDDIERSHEAVSSCADRAWASAWRSAGQVVSATAAPLIEASWPSGPAVARTVARSLPERAGIYLGSSNTIRDLDLARDPREIARGVVAVANRGLAGIDGVVSSAIGFALARAPHPTVAMMGDLTFLHDGNALLIGPDEPRPDLTIVVINDNGGGIFGTLESGKPDLAAPYERIFGTPTNTSIEQLCAAHGVTHEVISDQETMSERISKPGKGIRVCEVRVPRTGQREFRALLGDAVAAALS, from the coding sequence GTGAACCCTTCCACCGCGATAGCGACCGTGCTGCTCGACGAGTTGATCCGGCAGGGAGTCCGCGAGGTCGTCCTGGCTCCGGGCTCACGCTCGGCTCCGCTGGCGTATGCCGCGGAAGCCGCCGAGCGGGCCGGTCGGCTGCGGCTGCACGTCCGCGTGGACGAACGCTCGGCGGCGTTCCTCGCTCTCGGCCTCGGCAAGGCGACCCGCGTGCCGGTGCCGGTGATCACCACGAGCGGGACCGCGGTCGCCAACCTGCACCCGGCGGTGCTCGAGGCGGCACAGGGTTATGTCCCGATGATCCTGCTAACCGCCGACCGCCCGCAGGAGTTGCGCGGCACCGGCGCCAACCAGACCACCGACCAGGTGAAGCTCTTCGGCGGCGCGACCCGGTGGTTCCACGAGTTCGGCACCCCGGAGCGGCGCGACGGACAACAGGGCATCTGGCGGTCGGTCATCGGGCGCGCCATGGCCGAGTCGCAGGGGTATCCCTCCGGAGACCCGGGACCGGTGCACCTCAACGTGCCGCTGCGCGACCCGCTGGTGCCCGACGCCCTCGCCGATGTCGGCGACACCGAGCCCTCCGACTGGCCCGAGTCACTGAGCGGCCGGCCCCACGGCGAGGCCTGGCTCAGCCTGCGAAACCCGCACTCGCACAAGAAGTCCGCGGTCGAGGGACCGGGCATCGCGCCGGTGCCGCGGACCCTCGTGCTGCTCGGCGACCTGCCCGACCCGCAGGACGCGGCGGAGCTGGCCGAGCTCGCCGACGCGGCCGGCTGGCCGATGATGGCCGAGCCGTTCGGTGCCTACCGACGCGGCCGGGTCACCCCGCACGGTCCGCTGCTGTTGCGCGCACACGGCTGGGTCGAGCAGCAGCTGCCCGAGCGCGTGCTCGTCGGCGGCCGGGTCACGCTGGACCGTGCGGTCGTCGCGCTGCTGCGCAACCCGGCCGTCACCGTCGAGGCGGTCACCCCGCTGACGTCATGGTCCGACCCGGGTCACGTGGTGCGCCGGGTGCACGACTGGGACGACATCGAGCGCAGCCACGAGGCGGTGTCGTCGTGCGCCGACCGGGCGTGGGCGTCCGCGTGGCGCTCCGCCGGCCAGGTCGTCTCGGCCACGGCCGCGCCGCTGATCGAGGCGAGCTGGCCGAGCGGGCCGGCAGTCGCGCGCACCGTGGCGCGAAGCCTGCCGGAGCGCGCCGGCATCTACCTGGGCTCGTCCAACACGATCCGTGACCTGGATCTCGCACGGGACCCGCGCGAGATCGCCCGCGGCGTGGTCGCGGTCGCCAACCGCGGTCTGGCCGGCATCGACGGCGTCGTCTCGTCGGCGATCGGTTTCGCACTCGCCCGGGCGCCGCACCCGACCGTCGCCATGATGGGCGACCTGACCTTCCTGCACGACGGCAACGCGCTGCTGATCGGGCCCGACGAACCTCGCCCGGACCTGACGATCGTCGTCATCAACGACAACGGCGGCGGCATCTTCGGCACCCTCGAGTCCGGCAAGCCGGATCTCGCCGCCCCCTACGAGCGCATCTTCGGCACCCCGACCAACACCAGCATCGAGCAACTCTGCGCGGCGCACGGCGTGACCCATGAGGTCATCAGCGATCAGGAGACCATGAGCGAGCGGATCAGCAAGCCGGGCAAGGGGATTCGGGTGTGCGAGGTGCGCGTGCCGCGCACCGGGCAGCGCGAGTTCCGCGCGTTGCTCGGCGACGCCGTGGCCGCCGCGCTCAGCTGA
- a CDS encoding aldose 1-epimerase family protein, whose product MPDTQAVSPSGEQWVIERGDQRLTVVGVGGGIRSYDVAGRPALFGYPADAKADAGRGQLLVPWPNRIADGRYTFGGKDQQLPLTEPAKHNASHGLVRWATWQLVEQTDAALTVAHRLMPSPGWDGILDLAVRYELGDDGLTATPSATNVGTSPAPFGFGAHPYLTVGEGSVDELTLSLPAGQYLTVDDRLLPTGRAEVAGSDVDFRSPRQIGAAVIDTAFTGLAAGDDGRWRISVSDERWRTTLWADAADFGYAQVFTGDSLPAGRARHTGVAVEPMTCPAGAFATGEGLIVLQPGQTWSAAWGVQAGAVS is encoded by the coding sequence ATGCCTGACACACAAGCAGTTTCGCCGTCCGGGGAGCAGTGGGTCATCGAGCGCGGCGACCAGCGGCTCACGGTGGTCGGCGTCGGAGGCGGCATCCGCTCGTATGACGTGGCCGGTCGCCCGGCACTGTTCGGCTACCCGGCCGATGCGAAGGCGGACGCCGGCCGCGGACAGCTGCTGGTGCCCTGGCCCAACCGGATCGCCGACGGGCGCTACACCTTCGGTGGCAAGGACCAGCAGCTGCCGCTGACCGAACCGGCCAAACACAACGCCTCTCACGGTCTGGTGCGGTGGGCGACCTGGCAGCTGGTCGAGCAGACCGATGCCGCGCTGACCGTCGCGCACCGGCTAATGCCGAGCCCCGGCTGGGACGGCATCCTGGACCTGGCCGTGCGTTACGAGCTCGGCGACGACGGGTTGACGGCCACCCCGTCGGCCACCAATGTCGGCACGAGCCCGGCGCCGTTCGGCTTCGGCGCGCACCCCTACCTGACGGTCGGCGAGGGGTCGGTGGACGAGCTCACCCTCTCGCTACCGGCCGGGCAATATCTCACCGTGGACGACCGGCTGTTGCCGACCGGGCGGGCCGAGGTCGCCGGAAGTGACGTCGACTTCCGGTCGCCGCGTCAGATCGGGGCAGCCGTGATCGACACGGCCTTCACCGGCCTGGCCGCCGGCGACGACGGGCGGTGGCGGATCAGCGTGTCGGACGAGCGGTGGCGCACCACGCTGTGGGCCGACGCGGCCGACTTCGGCTATGCGCAGGTCTTCACCGGAGACAGCCTGCCGGCCGGGCGTGCCCGGCATACCGGTGTCGCGGTGGAGCCGATGACCTGCCCGGCGGGTGCCTTCGCGACCGGTGAGGGGCTGATCGTGCTTCAACCGGGGCAGACCTGGTCGGCCGCATGGGGCGTGCAGGCCGGTGCCGTCAGCTGA
- a CDS encoding helicase-associated domain-containing protein: MPRSARSFADDIRARSDDQLRALLRARRDLARPAPADLTALAARAATRASVQRALESLTADQLRVLEALVVGGPDDVAKLLDAPARSVRATLTALWDLALVWRSPEGFRAARAVPEILGAPARLGPTARELGVRDRSADASAAAENLSPAARSAIDRLRWNHPRASFDGESARAIRDELVQAGLAAPTDDGIVIPREVGVALRGGRLYRDGLTPPTAPEAVLAQADVDAAAGAEALELLWRVEALALRWEAEPPRVLRSGGLSVRDHRAVATALEATPELAAFVIEIAYAAGLLGPDGDFEPSWLPTRSYDEWAAAAPAERWAALAEAWLDTARAPSLAGTSSAQGGVINVLSTDVGWPMMRNRRLDVLHILHDLDEGTVAATEFTDAMLHWRRPLRLPEGAPTRAHEVLREAAWLGVTGRGALSTPGRALIDGRDAAAAMAAALPVAVDHVLLQADLTAIAPGPLTEDLRRLMQLAADVESRGGATVYRFTEGSVRRALDTGLPAAELIAKLTDASRTPVPQPLEYLVLDAGRRHGQTRIGAAGCYLRNDDVAALDAVVADRRLSPLQLHKIAPTVVVSPAHPGTVLEMLRQHGYSPVAEGADGHVVHAGRDHPRAPQRRESAAGIRLDSVDDRVIDQLLTRLRQGDAVAAQAAQKEGPRIPSTDPTVTLTRLQDAVADRAPVWIGYVDTDGELRRTLFRPERVEGGRATGSVGEGNDRRTFSIHRISGVVPA, from the coding sequence GTGCCCCGATCCGCACGCAGCTTCGCCGACGACATCCGGGCGCGCAGTGACGACCAGCTGCGCGCCCTGCTGCGCGCACGCCGCGACCTGGCCCGGCCCGCACCGGCCGACCTGACCGCACTCGCCGCGCGGGCGGCAACCCGCGCCAGCGTGCAGCGCGCACTCGAGAGCCTCACCGCCGACCAGCTCCGGGTGCTCGAGGCACTCGTCGTCGGCGGCCCCGACGATGTCGCGAAGCTGCTGGACGCACCGGCCCGGTCCGTGCGCGCCACCCTCACCGCGCTCTGGGACCTCGCGCTCGTATGGCGCAGCCCGGAGGGCTTCCGCGCCGCGCGGGCGGTCCCGGAGATCCTCGGCGCGCCGGCCCGGCTCGGTCCGACCGCCCGTGAGCTCGGCGTGCGCGACCGGAGCGCCGACGCATCGGCTGCGGCCGAAAACCTTTCGCCTGCAGCCCGATCGGCGATCGACCGACTGCGCTGGAACCATCCGCGCGCGAGCTTCGACGGGGAGTCGGCCCGGGCCATCCGGGACGAACTCGTCCAGGCGGGTCTCGCGGCGCCGACCGACGACGGCATCGTCATACCCCGGGAAGTGGGCGTGGCCCTGCGCGGTGGGCGGCTCTACCGCGACGGGCTGACCCCGCCGACCGCGCCGGAAGCCGTGCTCGCACAAGCGGATGTCGATGCGGCGGCCGGCGCCGAGGCCCTCGAACTGCTCTGGCGCGTGGAGGCGCTGGCGCTGCGGTGGGAGGCCGAGCCACCGCGCGTGCTGCGCTCCGGCGGCCTCAGTGTGCGCGATCACCGGGCGGTCGCCACCGCGCTGGAGGCGACACCCGAACTCGCCGCATTCGTCATCGAGATCGCGTATGCCGCCGGCCTGCTCGGACCGGACGGCGACTTCGAGCCGAGCTGGCTGCCCACCCGGTCGTATGACGAATGGGCCGCGGCCGCCCCGGCCGAGCGCTGGGCGGCACTGGCGGAGGCGTGGCTGGACACCGCTCGCGCGCCGTCTCTGGCGGGCACCAGCTCGGCACAGGGCGGCGTGATCAATGTGCTGAGCACCGACGTCGGCTGGCCGATGATGCGCAACCGTCGCCTGGATGTGCTGCACATCCTCCACGACCTCGACGAAGGCACAGTCGCGGCAACGGAATTCACCGACGCGATGCTCCACTGGCGCAGGCCGCTCCGGCTGCCGGAGGGAGCGCCGACGCGCGCTCACGAGGTGTTGCGGGAGGCGGCCTGGCTCGGCGTCACCGGGCGTGGCGCGCTGTCGACCCCGGGTCGTGCGCTCATCGACGGCCGCGACGCCGCAGCTGCCATGGCTGCCGCGTTGCCGGTCGCGGTGGATCACGTGCTGTTGCAGGCCGACCTGACGGCGATCGCTCCCGGACCGCTCACCGAGGACCTGCGGCGGCTGATGCAACTTGCTGCCGATGTCGAATCCCGAGGTGGCGCAACGGTTTACCGCTTCACCGAGGGCAGTGTGCGGCGGGCACTCGACACGGGCCTGCCAGCCGCGGAGTTGATCGCCAAACTGACCGATGCGAGCCGCACCCCGGTGCCGCAGCCGTTGGAATATCTCGTGCTCGACGCCGGCCGCCGGCACGGTCAGACGCGCATCGGCGCGGCCGGCTGCTACCTGCGCAACGACGACGTGGCGGCACTCGACGCGGTCGTCGCCGACCGGCGACTCTCGCCATTGCAGCTGCACAAGATCGCGCCCACGGTGGTCGTCTCCCCTGCGCACCCCGGTACAGTGCTGGAAATGCTGCGCCAGCACGGATATTCGCCGGTCGCCGAGGGCGCGGACGGGCACGTCGTCCATGCCGGCCGGGACCACCCGCGCGCGCCGCAGCGGCGGGAGAGCGCGGCAGGCATCCGCCTGGACAGCGTCGACGACCGGGTGATCGACCAGTTGCTGACCCGGCTACGCCAGGGCGACGCCGTTGCGGCGCAGGCCGCGCAGAAGGAAGGTCCGCGCATCCCCTCGACCGACCCGACCGTGACGCTCACCCGCCTGCAGGACGCGGTGGCCGACCGGGCCCCGGTCTGGATCGGCTACGTCGACACCGACGGCGAACTGCGCCGCACACTCTTCCGGCCCGAGCGCGTCGAGGGTGGCCGGGCGACCGGGTCGGTCGGCGAGGGCAACGACCGGCGGACCTTCTCGATCCACCGCATCTCCGGCGTGGTGCCCGCCTAG
- a CDS encoding AMP-binding protein: MSTTAQPSYSSGISDTPLLGDTIADNLRRTAEKHSGRDALVDLPSGRRWTYAEFDAAVDELAKALMAAGIDKGDRVGIWSPNCPEWTLLQYATARIGAVLVNVNPAYRSHELAYVVKQSGMSMLVSATQHKTSDYRAMVEQVRPDVRGLKQVVYIGDPSWDELLAKASSTTDDDLATRSAGLSADDPINIQYTSGTTGFPKGATLSHHNILNNGYFVGELVGYTEQDRICLPVPFYHCFGMVMGNLAATSHGSCMVIPAPSFEPAATLEAVAAESCTSLYGVPTMFIAELALLDKGEASYDLSTLRTGIMAGSPCPVEVMKRVIAEMNMGEVAICYGMTETSPVSTMTRTDDDLARRTETVGRVMPMLEVKVVDPATGLTVPRGATGEFCTRGYSVMLGYWEQPDKTAEAIDQARWMHTGDLATMDDDGYVAIVGRIKDLVIRGGENIYPREIEEFLYTHPAIADVQVVGVPDAKYGEELMAWIIMRSGEPPLDADAVRKFADGKLAHYKIPKYVHVTDAFPMTVTGKIRKVEMREQAREILGNA, from the coding sequence ATGTCCACCACCGCCCAGCCGTCCTACAGCAGCGGCATCTCCGACACCCCGCTGCTCGGCGACACGATCGCCGACAACCTGCGGCGCACCGCCGAGAAGCACTCCGGGCGTGACGCGCTCGTCGATCTGCCCAGTGGTCGTCGCTGGACCTACGCCGAGTTCGACGCGGCGGTCGACGAGCTCGCCAAGGCGCTCATGGCGGCAGGCATCGACAAGGGCGACCGCGTCGGCATCTGGTCGCCCAACTGCCCCGAGTGGACCCTGCTGCAATATGCCACCGCGCGCATCGGTGCCGTCCTGGTCAACGTCAACCCGGCCTACCGATCACACGAATTGGCCTATGTCGTCAAGCAGTCCGGCATGTCGATGCTCGTCAGTGCCACCCAGCACAAGACCTCCGACTATCGCGCGATGGTCGAGCAGGTGCGCCCCGACGTGCGCGGCCTCAAGCAGGTCGTATACATCGGCGACCCGAGCTGGGACGAGCTGCTGGCCAAGGCGTCGTCGACGACCGACGACGACCTCGCGACCCGGTCCGCCGGCCTGTCCGCCGACGACCCGATCAACATCCAATACACCTCGGGCACAACCGGATTCCCCAAGGGCGCGACGCTGTCGCACCACAACATCCTCAACAACGGCTATTTCGTCGGTGAGCTCGTCGGCTACACCGAGCAGGACCGCATCTGTCTGCCGGTGCCGTTCTACCACTGCTTCGGCATGGTGATGGGCAACCTCGCGGCGACCTCGCACGGCTCCTGCATGGTCATCCCGGCCCCGTCGTTCGAGCCGGCCGCAACACTGGAAGCCGTTGCGGCAGAAAGCTGCACGTCGCTCTACGGTGTGCCGACGATGTTCATCGCCGAGCTCGCGCTCCTGGACAAGGGCGAGGCGTCATACGACCTGAGCACGCTGCGGACCGGCATCATGGCCGGCTCGCCGTGCCCGGTCGAGGTGATGAAGCGGGTCATCGCCGAGATGAACATGGGTGAGGTCGCGATCTGTTACGGCATGACCGAGACGTCGCCGGTGTCGACCATGACCCGCACCGACGACGACCTCGCGCGCCGCACCGAGACCGTCGGCCGGGTGATGCCGATGCTCGAGGTCAAGGTGGTGGACCCGGCGACCGGGCTGACCGTGCCGCGCGGCGCGACCGGCGAGTTCTGCACCCGCGGCTACAGCGTGATGCTCGGCTACTGGGAGCAGCCCGACAAGACCGCGGAGGCGATCGACCAGGCTCGCTGGATGCACACCGGCGACCTCGCCACGATGGACGACGACGGCTACGTCGCGATCGTCGGCCGGATCAAGGACCTGGTGATCCGGGGCGGCGAGAACATCTACCCCCGCGAGATCGAGGAGTTCCTCTATACCCACCCGGCGATCGCCGACGTGCAGGTCGTGGGGGTGCCCGACGCGAAGTACGGCGAGGAGCTGATGGCCTGGATCATCATGCGGTCCGGCGAGCCGCCGCTCGACGCCGATGCCGTGCGGAAGTTCGCCGACGGCAAGCTCGCGCACTACAAGATCCCGAAGTATGTGCACGTCACCGACGCGTTCCCGATGACCGTGACCGGCAAGATCCGCAAGGTGGAGATGCGCGAGCAGGCGAGGGAGATCCTCGGGAATGCCTGA
- the treZ gene encoding malto-oligosyltrehalose trehalohydrolase: protein MTAFAVWAPLAERGVDLVLDGTRVPMAGEDGWWRANVEAAPGARYAFSVDGGDERPDPRSLSQPDGPHASSALVDLDAHRWSDTDWPGTPLQGAVIYELHVGTFTEGGTFDAAIERLDHLVRLGISMVELMPVVGFPGERGWGYDGVSPYAVHEAYGGAAGLQRFVDACHARGLGVCLDVVYNHLGPSGNYLPVYGPYFTDRYQTPWGWAVNLDGPESDQVRGYFIDNALMWLRDFHLDALRLDAVHALFDERAVHFLEELAERVDDLSAALRRPLSLIAESDRNDPRTVSPRDGHGAGLGLHGQWADDVHHGLHVALTGESQGYYADFAHTDALAKVLTTPFFHDGTWSSFRGRHHGRPVDLATVAPWRFVVSLQTHDQVGNRATGDRLSQLVGTRRLACGAALLLTSPYTPMLFMGEEFGASTPWQYFTDHQDPELADAVSKGRRAEFSEHGWSADVPDPQALSTFQDSKLRWSEADEGEHAQLFAWYAELIRLRREIPALGSGHPGRPVALPVVRLAGSGVTVRRDDYLVVCNLGDYEMASPGDLVAAFGDVDAADGAVTVGAESVAIVRLSDHASPASVQSDHASPASVPSPGTADPAT from the coding sequence ATGACCGCATTCGCAGTCTGGGCACCACTCGCCGAGCGTGGCGTCGATCTCGTGCTCGACGGCACGCGCGTCCCCATGGCGGGCGAGGACGGGTGGTGGCGCGCGAACGTCGAGGCGGCGCCCGGCGCGCGCTACGCGTTCAGCGTCGACGGAGGCGACGAGCGGCCCGACCCGCGGTCGCTGTCCCAGCCGGACGGACCGCACGCGTCGTCGGCTCTGGTCGACCTGGACGCTCATCGGTGGAGCGACACCGACTGGCCGGGCACTCCCCTGCAGGGCGCGGTCATCTACGAGTTGCACGTCGGCACGTTCACCGAGGGCGGCACGTTCGATGCCGCGATCGAGCGACTCGATCACCTTGTGCGGCTTGGCATTTCGATGGTCGAGCTGATGCCGGTGGTCGGCTTCCCGGGTGAGCGCGGCTGGGGTTATGACGGGGTGTCTCCCTACGCGGTGCACGAGGCGTATGGCGGAGCGGCGGGCCTGCAACGGTTCGTCGACGCCTGCCACGCCCGGGGACTCGGCGTGTGCCTGGACGTCGTCTACAACCACCTGGGACCGAGCGGCAACTACCTGCCGGTCTACGGCCCGTACTTCACCGACCGCTATCAGACGCCGTGGGGCTGGGCGGTCAATCTCGACGGACCCGAAAGTGACCAGGTCCGTGGCTATTTCATCGACAACGCCCTGATGTGGTTGCGCGACTTCCACCTGGACGCGCTGCGGCTCGACGCGGTGCACGCGCTCTTCGACGAGCGTGCGGTGCACTTCCTGGAGGAGCTCGCGGAGCGGGTCGACGACCTGTCGGCGGCGCTTCGCCGTCCGCTGTCGCTGATCGCCGAGTCCGATCGCAACGACCCGCGCACGGTGAGCCCGCGCGACGGCCACGGCGCCGGCCTCGGTCTGCACGGACAGTGGGCGGATGACGTGCACCACGGGCTGCATGTCGCCCTGACTGGCGAATCCCAGGGCTATTACGCGGATTTCGCGCACACCGACGCTCTGGCGAAGGTGCTCACGACGCCGTTCTTCCATGACGGCACCTGGTCAAGCTTCCGTGGACGACACCACGGCCGGCCGGTCGACCTGGCCACGGTCGCACCGTGGCGTTTCGTGGTCTCGCTGCAGACCCACGACCAGGTCGGCAACCGGGCGACCGGGGACCGGCTCTCCCAGCTGGTCGGCACCCGCCGCCTCGCCTGCGGTGCGGCGTTGCTGCTCACCAGCCCCTACACCCCGATGCTCTTCATGGGCGAGGAGTTCGGCGCGTCCACGCCGTGGCAATACTTCACCGACCACCAGGATCCAGAGCTCGCCGACGCGGTGTCCAAGGGCCGTCGCGCGGAGTTCAGTGAGCACGGCTGGTCGGCGGATGTGCCTGACCCGCAAGCACTTTCGACGTTTCAGGACTCCAAGCTCCGGTGGTCCGAAGCCGACGAGGGCGAGCACGCGCAGCTTTTTGCCTGGTATGCCGAACTCATCCGGTTGCGTCGCGAGATCCCGGCACTCGGCAGCGGACATCCGGGGCGTCCCGTTGCGTTGCCGGTCGTGCGCCTGGCCGGCAGCGGCGTCACCGTGCGCCGCGACGACTACCTCGTGGTGTGCAATCTGGGCGACTACGAGATGGCGTCCCCCGGTGACCTGGTCGCCGCTTTCGGCGACGTCGACGCGGCCGATGGTGCGGTGACGGTCGGCGCCGAGTCGGTCGCGATCGTGCGGCTATCCGACCACGCGAGTCCCGCGAGCGTGCAGTCCGACCACGCAAGTCCAGCGAGCGTGCCGTCACCCGGCACCGCCGATCCGGCCACGTGA
- a CDS encoding MarR family transcriptional regulator, translating to MTHHPEGRGPELHKAPALEPITGPEPLPGPAPIPMPEELLSPNKRFVIPDVWEHLDPADRRDGNLEERPTLDDLPFYLRAARDALDNAMLQDAATFVGADGSTYAQLTLSDVRVIEALGIRSRAISELAQGLRVSRQAAGKRVARLEEWGLLWRKEFYVGAGDRIELTRQGDALARHLRQKLIRRTSLAWKALPMGADRLVLVTLGLISGCDYRWVSD from the coding sequence ATGACCCACCACCCCGAGGGGCGAGGACCCGAGCTGCACAAGGCACCGGCGCTCGAGCCGATCACCGGGCCCGAGCCACTCCCCGGGCCGGCGCCGATCCCGATGCCAGAGGAGTTGCTGTCGCCGAACAAGCGATTCGTCATACCGGATGTCTGGGAGCACCTCGATCCGGCGGACCGGCGCGATGGCAATCTCGAAGAGCGGCCGACCCTGGACGACCTGCCCTTCTACCTGCGGGCGGCGCGGGACGCCCTGGACAACGCGATGCTGCAGGACGCCGCGACGTTCGTCGGCGCGGACGGCTCGACCTATGCGCAGCTGACGTTGTCCGATGTGCGCGTCATCGAGGCACTGGGCATCCGTAGCCGCGCCATCTCCGAACTCGCGCAGGGCTTGCGGGTCTCCCGGCAGGCGGCGGGCAAGCGCGTGGCACGCCTCGAAGAGTGGGGCTTGCTGTGGCGCAAGGAGTTCTACGTCGGCGCAGGCGACCGGATCGAGCTGACGCGGCAGGGTGACGCGCTGGCACGGCACCTTCGGCAGAAGCTGATCCGGCGCACTTCACTGGCGTGGAAGGCGCTGCCGATGGGTGCCGACCGGCTCGTGCTCGTCACGCTGGGACTGATCTCGGGGTGCGACTACCGCTGGGTGTCCGACTGA
- a CDS encoding flavodoxin family protein produces MSAQLLVLHHSPTPLLRDLLDAVLAGATLDEIEGVDVRVVEALSVTIDDFLDADGYLLGTPANFGYMSGAMKHAFDSTYDDTRGKVSRRPFSFWIHGRSDTTGARRSLESITTGLEWRLAAEPVEILRAPTDAQREALVELGGTLAALVAAG; encoded by the coding sequence GTGAGCGCGCAACTGCTGGTGCTGCACCACTCCCCGACGCCACTGCTGCGCGACCTGCTCGACGCGGTGCTCGCCGGGGCGACGCTCGATGAGATCGAGGGCGTCGACGTCCGCGTCGTCGAGGCGCTGTCGGTCACCATCGACGACTTCCTGGACGCCGACGGCTACCTGCTCGGGACGCCGGCCAACTTCGGCTACATGTCCGGCGCGATGAAGCACGCCTTCGACTCCACCTACGACGACACCCGCGGCAAGGTCTCGCGGCGGCCGTTCTCCTTCTGGATCCACGGCAGGTCGGACACCACCGGCGCCCGCCGCTCGCTGGAGTCGATCACCACCGGGCTGGAGTGGCGCCTCGCCGCCGAACCGGTCGAGATCCTGCGCGCACCCACCGACGCGCAACGCGAGGCACTGGTCGAACTCGGCGGCACCCTCGCCGCCCTCGTCGCGGCCGGCTGA